The Stigmatella erecta genome window below encodes:
- the treY gene encoding malto-oligosyltrehalose synthase, producing the protein MLDGSKEAKAATPQQVEREVAQVAEGLYARLREELLENARGTPLSTYRVQLHQGFRFEDARKVVPYLARLGVSELYASPYLKATPGSTHGYDCVDHQQINPEVGSPQEHQALCQTLKEHRLGHVVDVVPNHMGIERLNPLWFDVLENGPSSLYAKHFDIDWAPVKAELRDKVLLPILGDQYGIVLERGELKLTFREGAFFIQYYEHFLPLAPRQYGYVLNQELEALSAKLGATSPHLIELQSILTAIEHLPSRTETERSKVIERNREKEVIKRRLAALVEASPEVAAFVEARVSAINGTPGNPRSFDQLDTLLSHCCYRLAHWRVAGEEINYRRFFDINGLAAIRVEDPDVFDEAHALIFDWLRDGCVTGLRIDHPDGLFDPTAYFLRLQERFFLERAKKHFQAEHGTQDASWAAVEQRLSQRWQEEAGQDPASPLRKALFVSVEKIQGGKERIPEVWAVHGTTGYRFANAVGGLFVQPEAEKPLTETYHRFIGEAPDFEQLVYQKKQFIMRTAMSSEINMLAHELNRISEINRRTRDFTLNSLRRALVEFIALFPVYRTYVDGWRPELDARDVQYIEWTIARVKSANTNTNASIFDFLSDILLRRYPEHLNEDERAQMLRFAMKLQQVTGPVMAKGLEDTAFYIYNRLVSLNEVGGEPEHFGISTATFHQRNQERAEHWPASMLTTSTHDTKRSEDVRARLNVLTELPEVWRQKVQHWAQLNARHVTLLPSGPAPSRNDEYLLYQTLVGAWPMGESVSAQEFEAFHLRVRDYMAKALKEAKVRTSWTNPDADYDAAVARFVDACFDAKQSSAFLDDVRQFKRHIERAGQLNAVGQLVLKLGSPGVVDTYQGCELWDLSLVDPDNRRPVDYALRAQLLETLDAQSAKDRAALCARLVSDMDDGHVKLYVLTEGLRLRQRQASLFRSGAYRALELSGPRAQAAVAFAREQGEATVLVVVPRFTLNAMDKAGGLSSAYEGTFVDLPEAYGGMMFRDVFTGRQVRPERGITGGVVLPVAPLLAGFPVVLLERSTG; encoded by the coding sequence ATGCTCGACGGATCGAAAGAGGCGAAGGCCGCGACGCCGCAGCAGGTGGAGCGGGAGGTGGCCCAGGTGGCCGAGGGGCTGTATGCGCGGCTCCGCGAGGAACTGCTGGAGAACGCCCGCGGGACGCCGCTGTCCACGTACCGGGTTCAATTGCATCAAGGCTTCCGGTTCGAGGATGCGCGCAAGGTGGTGCCGTACCTGGCCCGGCTGGGGGTGAGCGAGCTGTATGCCTCCCCGTACCTGAAGGCCACCCCGGGCAGCACCCACGGCTATGACTGCGTGGACCACCAGCAGATCAACCCCGAGGTGGGCTCGCCGCAGGAGCACCAGGCGCTCTGCCAGACGCTGAAGGAGCACCGCCTGGGGCACGTGGTGGACGTGGTGCCCAACCACATGGGCATCGAGCGGCTCAACCCCCTGTGGTTCGACGTGCTGGAGAACGGCCCGTCCTCGCTGTACGCGAAGCACTTCGACATCGACTGGGCCCCGGTCAAGGCCGAGCTGCGCGACAAGGTGCTCCTGCCCATCCTGGGAGACCAGTACGGCATCGTCCTGGAGCGGGGCGAGCTGAAGCTGACCTTCCGTGAGGGCGCCTTCTTCATCCAGTACTACGAGCACTTCCTGCCGCTGGCCCCGCGCCAGTATGGCTATGTGCTGAACCAGGAGCTGGAGGCGCTGTCGGCGAAGCTGGGGGCCACGAGCCCTCACCTCATCGAGCTCCAGTCCATCCTCACCGCCATCGAGCACCTGCCCTCGCGCACCGAGACGGAGCGCTCCAAGGTCATCGAGCGCAACCGCGAGAAGGAGGTCATCAAGCGGCGGCTCGCGGCGCTGGTGGAGGCGAGCCCCGAGGTGGCCGCCTTCGTGGAGGCCCGCGTGAGCGCCATCAACGGCACCCCCGGCAACCCCCGCTCCTTCGATCAGCTGGACACGCTGCTGTCCCACTGCTGCTACCGGCTGGCGCACTGGCGCGTGGCGGGCGAGGAGATCAACTACCGGCGCTTCTTCGACATCAACGGGCTGGCGGCCATCCGCGTGGAGGACCCGGACGTCTTCGACGAGGCCCATGCCCTCATCTTCGACTGGCTGCGCGACGGCTGCGTCACGGGGCTGCGCATCGACCACCCGGACGGGCTGTTCGATCCGACGGCCTACTTCCTAAGGCTCCAGGAGCGCTTCTTCCTGGAGCGGGCGAAGAAGCACTTCCAGGCCGAGCACGGCACGCAGGATGCGAGCTGGGCCGCGGTGGAGCAGCGCCTGTCGCAGCGGTGGCAGGAGGAGGCGGGGCAGGATCCGGCCTCGCCGCTGCGCAAGGCGCTCTTCGTGTCGGTGGAGAAGATTCAAGGGGGCAAGGAGCGCATCCCCGAGGTGTGGGCCGTGCACGGCACCACCGGCTACCGCTTCGCCAACGCGGTGGGCGGCCTGTTCGTTCAGCCCGAGGCGGAGAAGCCGCTGACGGAGACGTACCACCGCTTCATCGGCGAGGCGCCCGACTTCGAGCAGCTCGTCTACCAGAAGAAGCAGTTCATCATGCGCACGGCCATGTCGAGCGAGATCAACATGCTCGCCCATGAGCTCAACCGCATCTCGGAGATCAACCGCCGCACCCGCGACTTCACGCTCAACAGCTTGCGACGGGCGCTCGTGGAGTTCATCGCGCTGTTCCCCGTGTACCGCACCTACGTGGACGGGTGGCGCCCCGAGCTGGATGCCCGGGACGTGCAGTACATCGAGTGGACCATCGCCCGGGTCAAGTCGGCCAACACCAACACCAACGCCAGCATCTTCGACTTCCTGAGCGACATCCTCCTGCGCCGCTACCCGGAGCACCTCAACGAGGACGAGCGGGCGCAGATGCTGCGCTTCGCCATGAAGCTGCAGCAGGTGACGGGCCCCGTGATGGCCAAGGGCCTGGAGGACACCGCCTTCTACATCTACAACCGGCTCGTCTCGCTCAACGAGGTGGGCGGCGAGCCCGAGCACTTCGGCATCAGCACCGCCACCTTCCACCAGCGCAACCAGGAGCGCGCCGAGCACTGGCCCGCGAGCATGCTCACCACGAGCACGCACGACACCAAGCGCAGCGAGGACGTGCGCGCCCGGCTCAACGTGCTCACCGAGCTGCCCGAGGTGTGGCGCCAGAAGGTCCAGCACTGGGCGCAGCTCAACGCCCGGCACGTCACCTTGCTGCCCTCGGGCCCCGCCCCCTCGCGCAACGACGAGTACCTGCTGTACCAGACCCTCGTGGGCGCCTGGCCCATGGGCGAGAGCGTCTCCGCCCAGGAGTTCGAGGCCTTCCACCTCCGGGTGCGCGACTACATGGCCAAGGCCCTGAAGGAGGCCAAGGTCCGCACCTCGTGGACCAACCCGGACGCCGACTACGACGCCGCGGTGGCCCGCTTCGTGGACGCTTGCTTCGATGCGAAGCAGTCCTCGGCCTTCCTGGACGACGTGCGTCAATTCAAGCGCCACATCGAGCGGGCAGGCCAGCTCAACGCCGTGGGGCAGCTGGTGCTCAAGCTGGGCTCTCCGGGCGTGGTGGACACCTACCAGGGGTGCGAGCTGTGGGACCTGTCCCTGGTGGATCCGGACAACCGCCGGCCGGTGGACTACGCCCTGCGTGCCCAGCTCTTGGAGACGCTGGACGCGCAGTCCGCGAAGGACCGCGCGGCGCTGTGCGCCCGCCTGGTGAGCGACATGGACGACGGGCACGTGAAGCTCTACGTGCTCACCGAGGGCCTGAGGCTGCGCCAGCGCCAGGCGAGCCTGTTCCGCTCGGGCGCGTACCGGGCGCTGGAGCTCTCTGGCCCCCGGGCCCAGGCGGCCGTGGCGTTCGCCCGGGAGCAGGGGGAGGCCACCGTGCTGGTGGTGGTGCCGCGCTTCACCCTGAATGCGATGGACAAGGCCGGCGGGCTTTCCAGCGCCTACGAAGGCACTTTCGTGGACCTTCCGGAGGCGTATGGAGGCATGATGTTCCGGGATGTGTTCACCGGACGACAGGTGCGGCCCGAGCGTGGAATCACCGGCGGCGTGGTGCTGCCCGTGGCGCCGTTGCTCGCGGGCTTCCCGGTGGTCCTGCTCGAGAGGAGTACTGGATGA
- the glgX gene encoding glycogen debranching protein GlgX, with translation MKKAEVLPGKPYPLGATFDGEGVNFAVFSEHAKRLEVCLFDPENPTQEVRRFPLLETTHQVWHGYVPGLKPGTLYGLRAHGPYEPKKGLRFNPHKLLVDPYARALHGKADPSAPIHAYRGVDEQDKDADLTMDTRDSAAGVPKAVVLAGNDFDWEGDRPPAVPWHRTLLYELHVKGFTKLHPDVPEPQRGTYAGLAHPAVLAHLQRLGVTAVELLPIHASVDESFLTKKGLTNYWGYNTLGYFAPDARFSASGSRGGQVTEFKQMVKALHRAGIEVILDVVYNHTCEGNHLGPTLSFKGLDNAAYYRLTDKDPRYYLDFTGCGNSWNATHPYALKLVADSLRYWVEEMHVDGFRFDLATTLGRDRGGYDTRAAFFQILHQDPVLSRVKLIAEPWDVGDFGYQVGNFPVLWAEWNGKYRDTIRRYWKGDDRQAAEIGYRLTGSSDLFSLSGRKPTASVNFVTAHDGFTLHDLVTYGEKHNEANLEGNRDGANDNHSWNCGVEGETPDAVVTALREQQKRNFLATLFISQGVPMLVAGDEMGRTQQGNNNAYCQDNALSWVNWTLSPRQQEMLEFTERMSRLRREQPVLSKRRFFRGAHIWDSELKDLAWFRPDGNEMRKEDWEKPYVRSLSFLLGGDAIATLDDQGQRVVGDTLLVLSNAHHEPVTFMLPAIEWGADWERVVDTTVAGDCSHIHTPAGGKIQVAGRSVVVLRRPATEL, from the coding sequence ATGAAGAAGGCGGAGGTCCTTCCAGGGAAGCCCTACCCGTTGGGCGCGACGTTCGATGGGGAGGGGGTCAACTTCGCGGTCTTCAGTGAGCACGCGAAGCGCTTGGAAGTCTGCCTCTTCGATCCAGAAAATCCTACCCAGGAGGTCCGGCGCTTTCCGTTGCTGGAGACCACCCACCAGGTGTGGCATGGCTATGTCCCGGGGTTGAAGCCCGGGACGCTCTACGGCCTGCGGGCGCACGGCCCCTACGAGCCGAAGAAGGGCCTGCGCTTCAACCCCCACAAGCTCCTGGTGGACCCGTACGCGCGCGCCCTGCACGGCAAGGCCGACCCGTCCGCGCCCATCCATGCCTACCGGGGCGTGGACGAGCAAGACAAGGACGCGGACCTGACGATGGACACCCGGGACAGCGCCGCCGGGGTGCCCAAGGCGGTGGTGCTGGCCGGCAATGACTTCGACTGGGAAGGGGACCGGCCCCCCGCCGTCCCCTGGCACCGCACGCTGCTGTACGAACTGCACGTGAAGGGCTTCACGAAGCTCCACCCGGACGTGCCCGAGCCCCAGCGGGGCACCTACGCGGGGCTGGCCCACCCGGCGGTCCTCGCGCACCTGCAGCGGCTGGGCGTCACCGCCGTGGAGCTGCTGCCCATCCATGCCTCGGTGGACGAGTCCTTCCTGACGAAGAAGGGGCTCACCAACTACTGGGGCTACAACACGCTGGGCTACTTCGCCCCGGATGCGCGCTTCAGCGCCTCGGGCTCCCGGGGCGGCCAGGTCACCGAGTTCAAGCAGATGGTGAAGGCGCTGCACCGCGCCGGCATCGAGGTGATTCTCGATGTGGTTTACAACCACACCTGCGAGGGCAACCACCTGGGCCCCACGCTGTCCTTCAAGGGCCTGGACAACGCGGCCTACTACCGGCTCACCGACAAGGATCCGCGCTACTACCTGGACTTCACCGGGTGCGGAAACTCGTGGAATGCCACGCATCCCTATGCGCTCAAATTGGTGGCGGACTCCCTGCGCTACTGGGTGGAGGAGATGCACGTGGACGGGTTCCGGTTCGACCTGGCCACCACGCTGGGGCGGGACCGGGGCGGCTACGACACGCGCGCGGCCTTCTTCCAGATTCTCCACCAGGATCCGGTGCTCAGCCGGGTGAAGCTCATCGCCGAGCCCTGGGACGTGGGGGATTTCGGCTACCAGGTGGGCAATTTCCCGGTGCTCTGGGCGGAGTGGAACGGCAAGTACCGCGACACCATCCGCCGGTACTGGAAGGGCGATGACCGGCAGGCGGCGGAGATTGGCTACCGGCTCACGGGCTCCTCGGACCTGTTCTCGCTCTCGGGGCGCAAGCCCACCGCCAGCGTGAACTTCGTCACCGCGCACGATGGCTTCACCCTGCATGACCTGGTCACCTACGGGGAGAAGCACAACGAGGCGAACCTGGAGGGCAACCGGGATGGCGCCAATGACAACCACTCGTGGAACTGCGGGGTGGAAGGGGAGACCCCCGACGCGGTGGTGACGGCCCTGCGGGAGCAGCAGAAGCGCAACTTCCTGGCCACGCTCTTCATCTCCCAGGGCGTGCCCATGCTGGTGGCCGGCGACGAGATGGGGCGCACGCAGCAGGGCAACAACAACGCCTACTGCCAGGACAACGCCCTGTCCTGGGTAAACTGGACGCTGAGCCCCCGGCAGCAGGAGATGCTGGAGTTCACCGAGCGGATGAGCCGGCTGCGGCGCGAGCAGCCCGTGCTGTCCAAGCGCCGCTTCTTCCGGGGTGCCCACATCTGGGACAGCGAGCTGAAGGACCTGGCGTGGTTCCGGCCGGACGGCAACGAGATGCGCAAGGAGGACTGGGAGAAGCCCTACGTGCGCTCCCTGAGCTTCCTGCTGGGGGGGGACGCCATCGCCACCCTGGACGACCAGGGGCAGCGCGTCGTCGGCGACACGCTGCTGGTGCTGTCCAACGCCCACCACGAGCCGGTGACGTTCATGCTGCCGGCCATCGAGTGGGGCGCGGACTGGGAGCGGGTGGTGGACACCACCGTGGCGGGGGACTGCTCCCATATCCACACGCCCGCGGGCGGGAAGATCCAGGTGGCGGGCCGCTCCGTGGTGGTTCTGCGCAGACCGGCGACAGAGTTGTAG
- a CDS encoding TerC family protein, with product MNTQVALWVGFNLFVVAMLAIDLGLFHRKDHAVSPKEAGIWTAVWISISLLFCAGIWYFSGPTPALQWFTAYVVEYSLSVDNLFVFLMVFSYFRVAAEHQHRVLFWGIVGAFIMRAVLIIAGAALVSRFHWIIYVFGAFLVFTAVKMLVSKDEEVDPEQKWIVKMARRTLPVAHLGEGSRFFVMEHGRRKVTPLFVVLLVVEATDLLFALDSIPAVLGISQDAFIIYTSNVCAILGLRSLFFVVASLMDKFHFLKVGLSGILGFVGVKMLVTYFDFHVPIGISLGVIAGILVASIVASLIWPKAPDPGHDRESAKT from the coding sequence GTGAACACGCAAGTCGCGCTCTGGGTAGGCTTCAACCTCTTCGTCGTCGCGATGCTGGCGATCGATCTGGGCCTCTTCCACCGCAAGGACCATGCGGTGTCGCCGAAGGAGGCAGGCATCTGGACGGCGGTCTGGATCAGCATCAGCCTGCTGTTCTGCGCGGGCATCTGGTACTTCTCGGGGCCCACCCCGGCGCTGCAGTGGTTCACCGCCTACGTCGTCGAGTACTCGCTGTCGGTCGACAACCTGTTCGTCTTCCTGATGGTGTTCAGCTACTTCCGGGTGGCGGCGGAGCACCAGCACCGGGTGCTGTTCTGGGGTATCGTCGGCGCGTTCATCATGCGCGCGGTGCTCATCATCGCCGGCGCGGCGCTGGTGTCGCGCTTCCACTGGATCATCTACGTCTTCGGCGCCTTCCTGGTCTTCACCGCGGTGAAGATGCTGGTGTCCAAGGACGAGGAGGTGGACCCGGAGCAGAAGTGGATCGTCAAGATGGCCCGCCGCACGCTGCCCGTGGCGCACCTGGGCGAGGGCAGCCGGTTCTTCGTGATGGAGCATGGGCGGCGCAAGGTGACGCCGCTGTTCGTGGTGCTGCTGGTGGTGGAGGCCACGGACCTGCTGTTCGCCCTGGACTCCATCCCCGCGGTGCTGGGCATCAGCCAGGACGCGTTCATCATCTACACGTCCAACGTGTGCGCCATCCTCGGGCTGCGCTCGCTGTTCTTCGTGGTGGCCAGCCTCATGGACAAGTTCCACTTCCTCAAGGTGGGCCTGTCGGGAATCCTGGGCTTCGTGGGCGTGAAGATGTTGGTCACCTACTTCGACTTCCACGTCCCCATTGGCATCTCGCTGGGCGTGATTGCCGGCATCCTGGTGGCCAGCATCGTCGCCTCGCTCATCTGGCCGAAGGCGCCGGATCCGGGCCACGACCGCGAGAGCGCGAAGACTTAA
- the apaG gene encoding Co2+/Mg2+ efflux protein ApaG — MSTTTTEGIRITVKPAYWPERSAPESGHYAFMYTVEIANVGNLPAQLRSRHWIITDANGRIEEVKGEGVVGKQPRLEPGERFEYTSWAMLRTSFGSMRGSYALVRPNGLQFDAQIGEFALTLPHALH; from the coding sequence ATGTCCACGACGACCACGGAGGGCATCCGCATCACCGTGAAGCCCGCCTACTGGCCCGAGCGCAGCGCTCCGGAGTCCGGGCACTATGCGTTCATGTACACGGTGGAGATCGCCAATGTGGGCAACCTCCCCGCCCAGCTGCGCAGCCGCCACTGGATCATCACCGACGCCAACGGTCGCATCGAAGAGGTGAAGGGCGAGGGCGTGGTGGGCAAGCAGCCCCGCCTGGAGCCCGGCGAGCGCTTCGAGTACACGAGCTGGGCCATGCTGCGCACCTCCTTTGGCTCCATGCGCGGCAGCTATGCGCTGGTGCGCCCGAATGGCTTGCAGTTCGACGCCCAGATTGGCGAGTTCGCCCTGACGTTGCCCCACGCGCTGCACTGA